The Bacillota bacterium genomic sequence CGCTGGATACAGCGGCCGGCTTTATGGCAAAGCAGGCGCGTGACTTTTTGTTTTGCCAATAGATCATCATTATTTTGGTGGATGTGCGTAAACCGGTTGATTTTCTCACCGGTAAGATGCGAGGTTGCGGTCAACAGGTCCGCATATTCAGGATCGTTAACCAGTTCATAGGTTAACCCAATGGTTCTGATCCCGGGCATAAATTGCGGGTCATCCCGAGGAACCAGTTTTCCACCCATGTATACATTGGGACGCATACGGCGCAGTTTTTCCAGATACTGTTCAAACGTTCTCATCTTAGAGCCTCCTTAATATGATGGTTTAGCTAATAATATCACCCCGATTAAACAATCGTCTCCCCACCATCGACAAAAAGGGTGTGGCCGGTGACATACCGGGACGCCTCTGACGCGAGGAACACTACTACCCCTTTCAGTTCGTCATCTCCGCCGAAACGCCGCATCGGAATACCCTGTAGCAGCCTCTCCCCCACGTGCTCCAGGGTCCAGGCTGACATGTCCGTAGGAAACCATCCTGGAGCGATGGCATTGACGTTAATGTTATACCGGGCCCACTTAGCAGCCAGATCCTTGGTCAGGGCAACAACAGCCGCTTTGCTGGCTGGGTAGGCGACCGCATCCATCTTTTCCGGTTCAGCCCCCATAACAGCTGCCGCAGAAGCAATGTTAATGATTTTCCCTCTTTTTTGTTCGAGCATCACCCGACCGACCTGTTGACAGCATAAGAAGGTACCGGTTATATTGGTATCGATCACCTTCTGCCAGCCTTTTAGCGGATACTCAAGTACCGGTGCCCCCCAGGTGGTCCCAGCGTTGTTTACCAATATATCAATCCGCCCAAACTCCTTCATCGTCACGGCCACCAGATTCTGCACTTCTTCAAGCTTGCTGACATTGCAACCAACCGCCAGGGTCCTCAC encodes the following:
- a CDS encoding SDR family oxidoreductase; this encodes MNIHQLFDLRGQVAIITGGSVGLGYQMATGLAEAGVNIVLTARKVDRCVAAAEKIRQETGVRTLAVGCNVSKLEEVQNLVAVTMKEFGRIDILVNNAGTTWGAPVLEYPLKGWQKVIDTNITGTFLCCQQVGRVMLEQKRGKIINIASAAAVMGAEPEKMDAVAYPASKAAVVALTKDLAAKWARYNINVNAIAPGWFPTDMSAWTLEHVGERLLQGIPMRRFGGDDELKGVVVFLASEASRYVTGHTLFVDGGETIV